A window of Malania oleifera isolate guangnan ecotype guangnan chromosome 5, ASM2987363v1, whole genome shotgun sequence contains these coding sequences:
- the LOC131155123 gene encoding dirigent protein 4-like — MEGKMVIAYMWVWVLMGLLNPTPTVRAYFVEEDYTAADYTKTNRQFFVQDTLSGKNPSAVRVAGTASQSKSSTNPIPFGTVFAIDDPLTDTADPNSNVIGNVRGLYLSSSQNSSDPTLVMYLDFALDEFSGSSFSVFSRNPVSENPRELAVTGGRGKFRMGKGFAWVQTFKRDPSTFDAVLQYNVTVYAPVQK; from the coding sequence ATGGAAGGAAAGATGGTTATAGCATATATGTGGGTCTGGGTCCTCATGGGCCTCCTCAATCCTACACCCACCGTTCGTGCATACTTCGTAGAGGAGGACTACACCGCCGCTGACTACACGAAGACTAACCGGCAGTTCTTTGTCCAGGACACTTTGAGCGGTAAAAACCCTTCTGCAGTCCGGGTAGCTGGTACTGCCAGTCAGAGCAAATCATCCACTAATCCAATACCGTTCGGCACCGTGTTCGCCATCGATGATCCCCTGACGGATACTGCAGACCCAAATTCGAATGTCATCGGGAACGTGCGCGGTCTCTACCTCTCCTCCAGCCAGAACAGCAGCGACCCAACCTTGGTGATGTACCTTGATTTTGCTTTAGATGAATTTAGTGGGAGTTCTTTCAGCGTGTTCTCAAGGAATCCAGTGTCTGAGAACCCTAGAGAGTTGGCAGTGACGGGAGGGAGAGGGAAGTTCAGGATGGGCAAGGGGTTTGCATGGGTTCAAACGTTTAAGCGGGATCCCAGTACCTTTGATGCAGTTCTTCAGTACAATGTGACAGTGTACGCTCCGGTACAGAAGTAG